A genomic stretch from uncultured Pseudodesulfovibrio sp. includes:
- the tatC gene encoding twin-arginine translocase subunit TatC, with translation MSSEKDDVKAPDTGESEVESVIDPKDDPSLEEDDTAVVTDEELEQAQEKLEDVKDDITDSEGSDDSEATDESSADNGASDEDASDVEEEEPGQMSLLDHLGELRIRLTRSFIAIAIGMIACYSFAERMFDILMQPMIKVFQDQAAQNPILTPEFYQDFGRALAQVLSEKGFAHSDQMQLFMDSLQLALMQQGHFQYTYPAEAFFSHIKISIVAGLFLVSPYVFAQIWGFIAPGLYSHERKWMIPMAVISALFFTSGALFGYFVVFPFGFEFFAGFSTGGIQFTPKLNEYLSFCLKLLFAFGFVFELPLFIFFLARMGMVSSAGLRKKRKYAILIGFVLAAVLTPPDPFTQCLMAGPLIFLYEVGIWVAYFFGKKEKRHLKKQAEEEAAAEAELDEVAAKTEEQTEKA, from the coding sequence ATGAGTTCCGAAAAAGATGATGTGAAAGCCCCTGATACAGGGGAGTCTGAGGTCGAGTCCGTGATTGATCCCAAAGACGATCCCTCGCTTGAAGAGGATGACACTGCTGTTGTTACCGATGAGGAGTTGGAGCAGGCGCAGGAAAAATTGGAAGATGTCAAGGACGATATTACTGATTCGGAGGGTTCCGACGATTCTGAAGCGACCGATGAATCAAGTGCGGATAATGGGGCATCTGACGAAGATGCGTCTGATGTTGAAGAGGAAGAACCCGGACAGATGTCCTTGTTGGACCATCTGGGGGAACTGCGAATTCGTCTGACTCGTTCCTTTATCGCTATCGCCATCGGCATGATCGCCTGTTACAGTTTTGCCGAACGGATGTTCGACATCCTTATGCAGCCGATGATCAAGGTCTTTCAGGATCAGGCTGCCCAAAATCCCATATTGACCCCGGAGTTTTATCAGGACTTTGGGCGCGCATTGGCTCAGGTTCTGAGTGAGAAGGGCTTTGCTCATTCCGATCAAATGCAGCTTTTCATGGATTCCCTCCAACTGGCATTGATGCAGCAGGGACATTTCCAGTATACTTATCCTGCTGAGGCATTCTTTTCACATATCAAGATATCCATTGTGGCGGGCCTGTTCCTTGTCAGCCCCTATGTCTTTGCTCAAATATGGGGTTTCATTGCGCCCGGACTGTACTCTCACGAACGCAAATGGATGATCCCTATGGCCGTTATTTCGGCTTTGTTCTTCACTTCGGGTGCCTTGTTCGGGTATTTCGTTGTCTTTCCGTTTGGGTTTGAGTTTTTTGCAGGTTTCTCCACTGGAGGAATTCAGTTCACACCCAAATTGAACGAATATTTGAGTTTCTGTCTGAAGCTCCTGTTTGCTTTCGGTTTTGTGTTCGAGTTGCCACTGTTTATTTTCTTCCTTGCCCGTATGGGCATGGTCTCATCGGCAGGATTACGAAAGAAACGGAAGTACGCGATTCTTATCGGGTTTGTTTTGGCCGCTGTTCTTACGCCGCCTGATCCCTTTACACAGTGCCTCATGGCCGGACCGTTGATCTTCCTGTACGAGGTCGGCATCTGGGTGGCCTATTTCTTTGGAAAGAAGGAAAAACGTCATCTCAAGAAACAGGCTGAGGAAGAGGCTGCCGCTGAAGCTGAATTGGATGAGGTTGCCGCCAAAACGGAAGAGCAAACCGAAAAAGCATAA
- the hisB gene encoding imidazoleglycerol-phosphate dehydratase HisB, which produces MGKRQASVVRTTKETDIKLTLTLDGEGKVNVDTGIGFADHMLTLCAFWARFDLDLTCKGDLEIDTHHSLEDVGLCLGQAFAEALGDKKGINRVASAKVPMDEALAEVVIDLSGRPYLVYDDVLLPDIIAGDEKDVWREFLKSFAFKAGMNLHVKYEYGLNGHHLLEAAFKALGLALAQGVAVGRTGVSSTKGSLD; this is translated from the coding sequence ATGGGCAAACGCCAGGCCTCGGTGGTCCGTACCACCAAGGAAACAGATATCAAGCTGACATTGACCTTGGATGGCGAGGGCAAAGTGAATGTGGACACCGGCATAGGTTTTGCCGATCACATGCTCACTTTGTGTGCGTTCTGGGCCAGATTCGATCTGGACTTGACATGCAAGGGGGATCTCGAGATCGACACGCATCACAGCCTTGAGGATGTCGGGTTGTGTCTTGGGCAGGCCTTCGCCGAAGCGCTGGGTGACAAAAAAGGTATCAATCGGGTCGCTTCGGCAAAAGTGCCCATGGATGAAGCTCTGGCTGAAGTGGTTATTGATCTGTCAGGTCGTCCATATCTCGTTTATGATGATGTGCTGCTGCCCGATATTATTGCAGGCGACGAAAAAGACGTCTGGCGCGAATTTCTCAAGTCATTTGCATTCAAGGCAGGCATGAACCTGCACGTCAAATACGAATATGGCCTGAATGGTCACCATCTTCTGGAAGCTGCCTTCAAAGCCCTGGGCCTTGCCCTGGCTCAAGGCGTTGCAGTCGGTCGTACCGGCGTTTCCAGCACCAAAGGGAGTCTCGACTGA
- a CDS encoding mechanosensitive ion channel domain-containing protein, with protein MGEFNPQVLFDTAMYYATTYGVKLIVALIIFIVGRIIARYLANLTRKVMLKAKMDETLGTFLRNIIYYALLAAVIIAALGQAGINVTSFLAVLGAAGLAVGLALKDSLSNFAAGVILIMMNFFKKGDYITAGGESGTVKAISIFNTVLTTPDNKIITVPNSAILGGTITNVTANPTRRVDLVMGIGYGDDVLKAKATLQKILADEPRVLAEPAPQVEVYELADSSVNFVVRPWCKTEDYWGVYFAVTEKVKIVFDQEGISIPYPQQDVHMYTVDKD; from the coding sequence ATGGGAGAGTTCAACCCCCAGGTGCTTTTTGATACCGCAATGTACTATGCCACTACTTATGGCGTAAAGCTCATTGTGGCTCTGATAATTTTCATTGTGGGACGGATTATCGCTCGCTATCTGGCCAACCTGACACGCAAGGTCATGCTCAAGGCCAAAATGGATGAAACGCTCGGCACGTTCCTGCGAAATATCATCTATTACGCCCTGCTTGCTGCCGTGATTATAGCTGCACTCGGCCAGGCCGGAATCAACGTAACCTCCTTCCTCGCAGTACTCGGTGCCGCCGGTTTGGCTGTCGGTCTCGCTCTCAAGGACTCCCTGTCCAACTTTGCAGCCGGCGTCATCCTTATCATGATGAATTTCTTCAAGAAAGGTGACTACATCACAGCAGGCGGAGAATCCGGCACTGTCAAGGCAATCAGCATCTTCAATACGGTTCTGACGACTCCAGACAACAAGATCATCACCGTTCCCAACTCCGCAATTCTTGGCGGAACCATCACCAATGTCACGGCCAATCCAACGCGCCGTGTAGATCTGGTTATGGGTATTGGATATGGCGACGATGTACTGAAGGCGAAGGCAACCCTGCAAAAGATTCTTGCAGACGAACCACGCGTCCTCGCCGAGCCGGCTCCGCAGGTGGAAGTCTACGAACTGGCAGACTCCTCAGTCAATTTTGTTGTACGCCCGTGGTGCAAAACAGAAGACTACTGGGGTGTCTACTTCGCTGTCACAGAGAAAGTGAAAATCGTATTCGATCAGGAAGGTATCTCCATCCCGTACCCGCAGCAGGATGTGCATATGTATACGGTTGACAAGGATTAG
- the hisA gene encoding 1-(5-phosphoribosyl)-5-[(5-phosphoribosylamino)methylideneamino]imidazole-4-carboxamide isomerase has translation MILFPAVDIKNGECVRLAQGKEDQVTVFGTDPVAQAKYWAELGARFLHVVDLDGAFSGVPRNFELIKSICSAIDIPVQLGGGIRDIDTAKKYIEAGVHRLIIGTMALEDPVLFSELCKALPGRIGVSLDAVGGELKTKGWVEDAGLTIDEVLPRLEADGIRFIVYTDISRDGMQTGVNLEGLAALCSKTSVPVIAAGGVHTLDDIKNLYPLCKKGLEGAISGRAIYVGTLDVKEAHAWIDAQ, from the coding sequence ATGATTCTTTTCCCCGCAGTTGATATAAAAAATGGTGAATGTGTCCGCCTTGCACAGGGTAAGGAGGATCAGGTTACCGTATTCGGGACTGACCCTGTGGCGCAGGCGAAATACTGGGCCGAGCTGGGCGCCCGGTTTCTGCATGTCGTTGATTTGGATGGCGCATTTTCTGGCGTACCCAGGAACTTCGAGCTGATCAAATCCATTTGTTCGGCCATAGATATTCCGGTGCAGCTTGGTGGTGGCATTCGTGACATCGACACTGCCAAAAAGTACATTGAGGCCGGTGTGCATCGGCTGATTATCGGTACCATGGCACTCGAAGATCCTGTGTTGTTTTCCGAATTGTGCAAGGCCTTGCCTGGTCGTATAGGTGTTTCTCTGGACGCGGTGGGTGGAGAACTCAAGACCAAGGGCTGGGTCGAGGATGCCGGGCTGACTATTGATGAAGTCCTGCCTCGGCTGGAAGCCGATGGTATCCGGTTTATCGTTTATACGGACATTTCCCGTGATGGTATGCAGACAGGCGTTAACCTCGAAGGTCTGGCCGCTCTGTGTTCCAAGACTTCCGTGCCGGTCATCGCGGCTGGTGGTGTGCACACCCTGGACGACATCAAGAATCTCTATCCTCTGTGCAAGAAGGGGCTTGAGGGTGCCATATCCGGTCGAGCCATTTATGTAGGCACGCTGGATGTCAAAGAAGCTCACGCCTGGATTGACGCACAGTAG
- a CDS encoding glycosyltransferase family 2 protein: protein MRETVTGLVLTYNGERLLEKCLKSLDFCDEILVVDSDSSDRTREIAQACGARVIVNPWPGPVAQFKLALAEITTTWVVSLDQDEYLTDELRKNILDKLSKKERVAGYYVPRSSFYFNRFMKHSGWYPDYLFRVFQSGKMEVTASGAHYHFKPRGETIKLSGDILHYPYESFQQHMDKINYYAEEGAAALREKGKRGGMLNALLHATVRFIKIYFLKLGFLDGKAGFCNALAGYYYTFQKYIRVDEKGKWGE from the coding sequence ATGCGTGAAACCGTGACCGGACTGGTCCTGACATACAATGGTGAACGGCTGCTTGAAAAATGCCTCAAGTCGCTCGATTTTTGTGACGAGATTCTCGTCGTTGATTCCGATTCTTCTGACCGGACCCGGGAAATAGCTCAAGCGTGCGGCGCACGAGTCATAGTCAATCCATGGCCTGGCCCAGTAGCCCAATTCAAACTGGCACTCGCAGAAATCACCACGACGTGGGTTGTTTCATTGGATCAGGACGAATACCTCACAGATGAGTTGCGCAAAAACATTCTTGACAAACTATCCAAAAAAGAACGAGTCGCCGGGTATTACGTGCCGAGAAGCTCCTTCTATTTCAACAGGTTCATGAAGCATTCCGGATGGTATCCCGATTATCTGTTCCGAGTCTTTCAATCCGGCAAGATGGAAGTTACGGCTTCAGGCGCCCATTACCACTTCAAACCACGCGGCGAGACCATCAAATTGTCAGGCGACATTCTCCATTACCCCTATGAATCCTTTCAACAGCACATGGATAAAATCAACTACTACGCTGAAGAAGGTGCCGCCGCACTCCGCGAAAAGGGCAAGCGGGGGGGGATGCTCAACGCCTTGCTCCATGCCACGGTCCGCTTCATCAAAATCTACTTTTTGAAGCTCGGATTTCTGGATGGCAAAGCCGGATTTTGCAACGCTCTGGCCGGATACTATTACACTTTTCAGAAGTACATCCGGGTGGACGAAAAAGGCAAATGGGGAGAATAA
- the tatB gene encoding Sec-independent protein translocase protein TatB, with the protein MFGIGGPELLIICLVALVVIGPKKLPEMLRSLGKGVAEFKRVGNDVKSTLDDEVNKAEAEARKREVDEELARRKAEKAKLEAETAKAEAEAAKAELEKVQAEASAPKAADETKA; encoded by the coding sequence ATGTTTGGAATTGGTGGACCTGAGTTACTGATTATCTGTCTGGTGGCACTTGTCGTTATCGGCCCAAAGAAATTGCCTGAAATGCTCCGTTCTCTGGGTAAAGGTGTGGCCGAGTTCAAGCGCGTTGGTAATGACGTCAAGTCCACGCTGGATGACGAAGTTAACAAGGCTGAAGCCGAAGCCCGCAAACGTGAAGTGGACGAGGAATTGGCTCGTCGCAAGGCAGAGAAAGCCAAGTTGGAAGCTGAAACCGCAAAAGCTGAAGCTGAAGCTGCCAAGGCCGAGCTGGAAAAAGTCCAGGCTGAAGCCTCTGCCCCCAAAGCCGCAGACGAAACAAAGGCCTAG